The Alicyclobacillus sp. SO9 genome includes a region encoding these proteins:
- a CDS encoding NRAMP family divalent metal transporter has product MLRKNNPLANIHKLDRLFRFSVPLLHRPLIGMTATGSFRRWERFMYVMVIANFLVIPLVLMTHPTARPVVTGFLQPGVHGGFTSDALLLIIGMVGTTVAPWQLFFQQSNVIDKRLTPRWLSYERFDTVIGSVVVVVAATALIVTTAFAFQGTTLAGQFVNAGTVIAGLSLHVGVVAGDLFAIILLNASLIGAAAVTLSTSYAFGDVFGTKHSLHRNIKEGWSFYVVYGIIILVSAGIVVIPHAPLGLITTGVQALAGILLPSATVFLLLLCNDKAVLGPWVNRPWLNIIGSVIVGVLVVLSLILAIATFFPSVNVQVLSLVSAGVLFVGLVAAGLVWYRRRSPVKPMYGEEDRHTWRMPPLGKLPKVIWSPTQKLAMATLRGYLVIAVIMLVVKIVQLSIGG; this is encoded by the coding sequence ATGTTACGGAAGAACAACCCATTAGCAAACATACATAAACTGGATCGCTTATTCCGGTTTTCTGTTCCATTGCTACACAGACCCCTCATTGGCATGACGGCTACCGGTAGTTTTCGCCGCTGGGAGCGATTTATGTATGTGATGGTTATCGCCAATTTTCTGGTCATACCTCTTGTACTCATGACCCATCCAACTGCTCGCCCAGTAGTTACAGGTTTTTTGCAACCGGGAGTGCATGGTGGGTTCACCTCGGACGCACTGCTTCTCATCATTGGTATGGTGGGGACGACAGTGGCACCGTGGCAGTTGTTTTTTCAGCAATCAAACGTGATCGACAAGAGGCTGACACCCCGGTGGTTGTCTTATGAGCGGTTCGATACAGTAATTGGTTCTGTTGTTGTGGTGGTTGCAGCAACTGCACTCATCGTAACGACTGCATTTGCATTCCAGGGAACCACCCTGGCTGGACAATTTGTGAATGCCGGCACTGTGATTGCTGGATTGTCGCTGCATGTTGGAGTGGTGGCCGGTGATTTGTTTGCAATCATTTTGCTGAATGCATCCTTGATTGGCGCTGCGGCAGTTACCCTATCGACTTCGTATGCGTTTGGTGATGTGTTTGGTACAAAACATTCATTGCACCGGAACATCAAGGAAGGCTGGAGCTTTTACGTGGTGTACGGCATCATCATTTTGGTTTCCGCTGGCATCGTCGTCATCCCACATGCTCCGCTTGGGCTTATCACAACTGGAGTACAAGCTTTGGCAGGCATTCTGCTCCCAAGCGCGACCGTGTTTTTGTTACTTCTGTGCAATGACAAAGCTGTTTTAGGACCTTGGGTTAATCGTCCGTGGTTGAATATCATCGGTAGTGTAATTGTCGGTGTGTTGGTTGTACTTTCGTTGATTTTAGCCATTGCAACGTTCTTTCCGAGTGTCAACGTCCAGGTATTAAGCCTTGTTTCAGCTGGCGTACTATTCGTTGGGCTTGTGGCAGCTGGCCTAGTATGGTATCGGAGGCGTTCACCAGTCAAACCGATGTACGGAGAAGAAGACCGGCACACTTGGCGAATGCCTCCGCTTGGCAAACTGCCGAAGGTAATATGGTCTCCGACACAAAAGCTCGCCATGGCGACCCTTCGTGGTTATCTGGTGATAGCAGTCATTATGCTTGTCGTAAAGATTGTTCAACTATCCATTGGAGGTTAA